In one Amia ocellicauda isolate fAmiCal2 chromosome 2, fAmiCal2.hap1, whole genome shotgun sequence genomic region, the following are encoded:
- the LOC136711977 gene encoding epidermal differentiation-specific protein-like produces the protein MNKIIVYQHKDFKGISKEFTSDVANLIDINLNDCISSLKVIGQPWVLYADTNFSGHQWIFEEGDYATVEANDTFSSLQLSNSITVEKGGSNTKTERKKVQVSLPTTVPPHTKITVNVLRKEVDVKVPVQLTVTQGGRSKTEYGEYRCQSGLALTTEYREEKL, from the exons ATGAACAAGATCATCGTTTATCAGCATAAGGACTTCAAGGGGATCAGCAAGGAGTTCACCTCTGATGTTGCCAACCTCATAGACATTAACTTAAATGACTGCATCTCCTCCCTGAAGGTGATCGGGCAGCCCTGGGTGCTGTACGCAGACACAAACTTCAGCGGTCACCAGTGGATATTTGAGGAAGGAGACTACGCCACTGTGGAAGCGAATGACACCTTTTCCTCTCTGCAGCTG AGCAACTCAATCACTGTGGAAAAGGGAGGAAGCAACACCAAGACCGAGAGGAAGAAGGTCCAGGTCAGCCTGCCAACCACAGTCCCTCCTCACACCAAGATCACTGTGAACGTGCTGAGGAAGGAGGTGGATGTGAAGGTGCCAGTCCAGCTGACTGTCACTCAGGGGGGGCGCAGTAAGACAGAGTATGGGGAGTACAGGTGTCAGTCTGGGCTCGCTCTCACCACTGAGTACAgggaagagaagctgtag
- the LOC136711982 gene encoding polymeric immunoglobulin receptor: protein METLLLLLLAKLAVSVSVRCGYNEGDRALVKYWCRGTSLPSCETVSRSDSAQRETDRVSIRDDQSQGVFTVTVRRLEREDAGEYWCAVNRTGLLTGVCHRLTLLQGAPDLWVSSDNVFGREGESVSVQCHYNVRFNTYVKYWCRGEHWRSCQIVRRRDDVPGETDVVSISDDQTQGVFTVTVRRLDERDKGWYWCAIQIVGSDRGARVFLDVAGALSPAPASPTAPRVSSESPATAPTHPGPETPSGTPQGQHREQEAESQCLCL, encoded by the exons ATGGAGACGCTCCTCCTGCTTCTCCTGGCTAAGCTTGCAG TCTCAGTGAGTGTGCGGTGTGGCTACAACGAGGGGGACAGAGCTCTGGTCAAGTACTGGTGCCGAGGGACGTCCCTCCCCTCCTGTGAGACTGTGAGCCGCAGCGACTCTGCccagagagagacggacagagtGTCCATCAGAGACGACCAGAGCCAGGGGGTCTTCACTGTGACTGTGAGGAGGCTGGAGAGGGAGGATGCGGGAGAGTACTGGTGTGCGGTGAACAGAACAGGACTTCTTACTGGAGTTTGTCATCGTCTCACACTGCTTCAGG GTGCTCCTGATCTCTGGGTGAGCAGTGACAATGTGTTTGGACGGGAGGGAGAATCAGTCAGCGTCCAGTGTCACTATAATGTGCGTTTCAACACTTATGTGAAGTACTGGTGTAGAGGGGAGCACTGGAGATCCTGTCAGATTGTGAGACGCAGAGATGATGTCCCTGGAGAGACAGATGTAGTGTCCATCAGTGATGATCAAACCCAGGGAGTCTTCACTGTGACTGTGAGGAGGCTGGACGAGAGGGACAAAGGCTGGTACTGGTGTGCTATACAGATAGTGGGCTCTGATAGAGGGGCTCGAGTCTTCCTGGATGTTGCTGGAG CTCTGAGTCCAGCCCCTGCCAGCCCCACAGCCCCCAGAGTCTCCTCAGAGAGCCCTGCCACAGCCCCCACGCACCCCGGCCCCGAGACGCCCTCAGGTACCCCACAGGGGCAACACAGGGAACAGGAGGCAGAGTCTCAGTGTCTGTGCTTGTGA